The Bifidobacterium eulemuris genome includes a window with the following:
- a CDS encoding HAD family hydrolase — translation MTARSRYPEAVLWDMDGTLIDSDPLWLEAERNVASEWGLELDASAEHMLEGASLPLCAHVLREAGVVLSQDAIAELLVAAVESRMKGMRGERGQGRWAAGALGLLDELGRRGVPSVLVTGSPTRIVRLVLEALPRRAFAEVITGDCPLPAKPLPDRYVAAARMVGADIRRCVIFEDSDAGLRSAVDSGAQVIAVTALARTPAPASPAYRRVRDFRELSAESLLCV, via the coding sequence ATGACGGCACGATCGCGTTATCCCGAAGCGGTGTTGTGGGATATGGACGGCACGCTGATCGACTCCGATCCGTTGTGGTTGGAGGCGGAACGGAACGTGGCATCGGAATGGGGTCTGGAACTGGATGCAAGTGCGGAACATATGTTGGAGGGGGCCAGTCTGCCGCTATGCGCACACGTGTTGCGCGAGGCCGGTGTCGTATTGTCTCAGGACGCGATCGCGGAGCTTCTGGTCGCCGCCGTCGAATCGCGGATGAAGGGGATGCGCGGGGAGCGCGGTCAGGGGAGATGGGCAGCCGGAGCCCTCGGGCTTCTGGACGAATTGGGGAGGCGGGGCGTTCCCTCCGTGCTGGTCACCGGCTCTCCGACGCGCATCGTTCGTCTCGTGTTGGAGGCCTTGCCGCGGCGGGCGTTCGCCGAAGTGATCACTGGGGACTGCCCGTTGCCCGCGAAGCCCCTGCCGGACCGATATGTGGCCGCGGCCCGCATGGTGGGGGCGGATATTCGCCGCTGCGTGATTTTCGAGGACTCCGACGCGGGACTTCGCAGCGCCGTCGACTCGGGAGCGCAGGTCATAGCCGTGACGGCGTTGGCCCGCACGCCGGCGCCGGCAAGCCCCGCGTACCGCCGCGTTCGCGATTTTCGCGAACTGAGCGCGGAGTCGTTGCTCTGCGTATGA